Proteins encoded within one genomic window of Streptomyces profundus:
- a CDS encoding DHA2 family efflux MFS transporter permease subunit, translating into MSVPSRPPAPSAEPGGAPRAAPRSPVAIALVAALASFTIVLDTTIVNVALTALSREFDATLATIQWVTSAYVLALASVIPAAPWAMARFGAKRVYLGALGLFAFGSGLAGAAWSAESLIAFRALQGLGGGLITPVGMSLVLRAAAASGGGQGKLMSISGLSILVAPALGPVLGGWLVDDVSWRWMFLVNVPVVALAMTLVLWIFPTDPPSRGSRLDVPGLLLLSPGFAVLIYGLTRASEGEGGFAAPGTLLPIGVGAVLVLVFVRRGLTSRRPLINLRLLTHRPLAVGMLTLVPFVMGYFGAMLLTPMYFQLVRGASVLESGLMTIQLGLAAGITMQLTGRLSDRVAPRWIVLPGVLIVAAALGWFTVLVGGRPSDGELRLALGVLGVGVGMTMMPTITAATRSARGPDVPAASTLLNIGNQLAVAVGAAVFAVLLTSNLASREGTAAAFQHTYLWATVMVLAASVPAALLSGRPPTRPGEGRPAAGPDDALASAGPNDVLPAARSEEAGGVGSQIR; encoded by the coding sequence ATGTCCGTGCCGTCCCGTCCGCCCGCCCCGTCCGCCGAGCCCGGAGGGGCCCCTCGTGCCGCGCCGCGTTCGCCCGTGGCCATAGCCCTGGTGGCCGCGCTCGCCTCGTTCACCATCGTGCTGGACACCACCATCGTCAACGTCGCGCTGACCGCGCTGTCCCGTGAGTTCGACGCGACGCTCGCCACCATCCAGTGGGTGACCTCGGCCTATGTGCTGGCGCTCGCCTCGGTGATCCCGGCCGCGCCGTGGGCGATGGCGCGGTTCGGCGCCAAGCGGGTGTACCTCGGCGCCCTGGGGCTCTTCGCGTTCGGCTCCGGGCTCGCCGGCGCGGCCTGGAGCGCGGAGTCGCTGATCGCGTTCCGCGCCCTCCAGGGTCTTGGCGGCGGCCTGATCACGCCGGTGGGGATGTCGCTCGTCCTGCGGGCCGCCGCCGCGAGCGGGGGTGGACAGGGGAAGCTGATGAGCATCTCGGGGCTGTCCATCCTGGTGGCGCCCGCGCTGGGCCCGGTGCTGGGCGGCTGGCTGGTGGACGATGTGTCGTGGCGGTGGATGTTCCTGGTCAACGTGCCGGTCGTCGCGCTGGCGATGACCCTGGTGCTGTGGATCTTCCCCACCGATCCGCCGAGCAGGGGGAGCCGTCTCGACGTTCCCGGTCTGTTGCTGCTCTCGCCCGGGTTCGCCGTGTTGATCTACGGCCTGACCAGGGCGAGCGAGGGCGAGGGGGGCTTCGCCGCGCCCGGCACCCTGCTGCCGATCGGCGTTGGCGCGGTGCTGGTGCTGGTGTTCGTGCGGCGGGGGCTGACGTCGAGGAGGCCGCTGATCAACCTGCGGCTGCTGACGCACCGGCCGTTGGCGGTGGGGATGTTGACGCTCGTTCCGTTTGTGATGGGTTACTTCGGGGCGATGTTGCTGACGCCGATGTACTTCCAGCTGGTGCGGGGCGCGAGCGTGCTGGAGTCCGGGCTGATGACGATCCAGCTGGGGCTGGCGGCCGGGATCACCATGCAGCTGACCGGGCGGCTGTCCGACCGGGTGGCGCCGCGCTGGATCGTGCTGCCGGGGGTGCTGATCGTGGCCGCGGCGCTGGGCTGGTTCACCGTCCTGGTGGGCGGTCGGCCGTCGGACGGGGAGCTGCGGCTGGCGCTCGGGGTCCTGGGGGTCGGCGTGGGCATGACGATGATGCCGACCATCACGGCGGCCACCCGTTCCGCCAGGGGCCCCGACGTGCCGGCGGCCTCCACGCTGCTGAACATCGGCAACCAGCTGGCGGTGGCCGTGGGCGCGGCGGTGTTCGCCGTGCTGCTGACCAGCAACCTCGCGAGCCGGGAGGGCACGGCTGCGGCCTTCCAGCACACCTATCTCTGGGCGACGGTGATGGTGCTGGCCGCCTCGGTGCCGGCGGCGCTGCTCTCCGGGCGGCCCCCGACCCGACCGGGCGAAGGGCGGCCGGCGGCCGGCCCCGACGACGCCCTCGCCTCGGCTGGGCCGAATGACGTCCTGCCCGCCGCCCGATCGGAGGAAGCCGGCGGGGTCGGGTCCCAAATCCGATAA
- a CDS encoding DUF488 domain-containing protein, translating to MIRLRRVYEEPERDDGVRVLVDRIWPRGVKKDELPLDEWPKELTPSPELRRWYHGPDGDFDEFRRRYLAELTADEPNAALTRLHELDRAGRTVTLLTSAKDPEHGHPAVLAERLDEMRDGKGS from the coding sequence GTGATTCGACTGCGGCGGGTGTACGAGGAGCCCGAGCGGGACGACGGGGTCCGGGTGCTGGTGGACCGGATCTGGCCGCGGGGGGTGAAGAAGGACGAGCTGCCGCTGGACGAGTGGCCCAAGGAGCTGACGCCATCGCCCGAGCTGCGCCGCTGGTACCACGGCCCGGACGGCGACTTCGACGAGTTCCGCCGCAGATATCTGGCGGAGCTGACGGCCGACGAGCCGAACGCGGCGCTCACCAGGCTGCACGAGCTGGACCGGGCGGGGCGCACCGTCACCCTGCTGACGTCGGCCAAGGACCCGGAGCACGGCCACCCGGCGGTGCTGGCCGAACGGCTCGACGAGATGCGGGACGGCAAGGGGAGTTGA
- a CDS encoding NADPH-dependent FMN reductase: MSTAPTIEGVDDSTVRGGVAAEGPRSASGHAEASAGGAGPVRVAVILGSLREGRFGSTVAGWVAERLLSRGAERGDVAVDVLDVAEVPLGLDMAAPSAESAPGAAGAAGALADVAGRLAAADAFVVITPEYNHSFPAALKNLIDWHFTEWQAKPVSFVSYGGLGGGLRAVEQLRGVFAELHAVTIRRGVSFHHPWNWFDDAGRPAEAESNERAMAGVIDQLVWWATALRSARGATPYEP, encoded by the coding sequence ATGTCCACCGCCCCCACCATCGAAGGCGTCGACGACAGCACGGTTCGCGGCGGTGTCGCGGCCGAAGGGCCCCGGAGCGCGAGCGGGCACGCCGAGGCGTCGGCCGGGGGTGCGGGGCCCGTGCGGGTGGCCGTGATCCTCGGCAGCCTCAGGGAGGGCCGCTTCGGTTCCACCGTCGCCGGCTGGGTGGCCGAGCGGCTGCTGAGCCGGGGCGCCGAACGGGGCGACGTCGCGGTCGACGTGCTGGACGTCGCCGAGGTGCCGCTCGGGCTCGACATGGCCGCGCCGTCCGCCGAGTCCGCTCCCGGGGCCGCCGGGGCCGCCGGGGCGCTGGCGGACGTGGCCGGACGGCTGGCCGCGGCCGACGCGTTCGTGGTGATCACCCCGGAGTACAACCACAGTTTCCCGGCCGCGCTGAAGAACCTCATCGACTGGCACTTCACGGAGTGGCAGGCCAAGCCGGTCTCGTTCGTCTCCTACGGGGGGCTCGGCGGTGGGCTGCGCGCCGTGGAGCAGTTGCGCGGGGTCTTCGCCGAGCTGCACGCGGTGACCATCCGGCGTGGTGTCAGCTTCCACCACCCCTGGAACTGGTTCGACGACGCCGGGCGTCCGGCCGAGGCGGAGAGCAACGAGCGCGCGATGGCGGGGGTCATCGACCAGCTGGTCTGGTGGGCCACCGCGTTGCGCTCGGCGCGCGGCGCGACGCCCTACGAGCCCTGA
- a CDS encoding PP2C family protein-serine/threonine phosphatase, whose amino-acid sequence MPRQLWLVPWGVLVVLAVVQMIAPGWVQLAFVFAALPPLTGLLFGPWRTAALSVAVLVLLMLPPTQPAHINEPDVAAMTAIAGFSVLVSWVRSRYTRELVRVGSVAEAAQRAVLPPVAPRVGAVSCAGLYRAAQVAAQVGGDLYDVREGPYGVRALVADVQGHGLAAVGTVAALLGTFREALLDERELAGVALRLDRRLRIEAGTAGPEPSELFVTAVLLEFPPDEDAVRLTSCGHPPMLLLRDGGVRELAAVPAPPLGLGLEGLTPHPLTVPLCPGDVLLGYTDGVTEARNASGAFYPLVERVSGWCGAKGGPSPDPQALVDFVWRDMTGFASEVRDDVALLALRPAAERASERA is encoded by the coding sequence GTGCCCCGCCAGCTGTGGCTGGTGCCCTGGGGGGTGCTGGTCGTGCTCGCCGTGGTCCAGATGATCGCGCCCGGGTGGGTGCAGCTCGCGTTCGTGTTCGCGGCGCTGCCGCCGTTGACCGGACTGCTCTTCGGCCCCTGGCGGACGGCGGCGCTCTCGGTCGCCGTGCTGGTGCTGCTGATGCTGCCGCCCACCCAGCCCGCGCATATCAACGAGCCGGACGTGGCGGCGATGACGGCCATCGCCGGGTTCAGTGTGCTGGTCTCCTGGGTGCGCAGTCGCTATACCCGTGAGCTGGTTCGGGTGGGCTCGGTGGCCGAGGCGGCACAGCGCGCCGTGCTGCCGCCGGTGGCGCCCCGGGTGGGGGCGGTCAGCTGCGCCGGGCTCTACCGCGCGGCGCAGGTGGCGGCGCAGGTCGGCGGGGACCTCTACGACGTGCGCGAGGGGCCCTACGGGGTGCGGGCGCTGGTCGCGGACGTGCAGGGACACGGCCTGGCGGCGGTGGGCACGGTGGCCGCGTTGCTGGGCACGTTCCGCGAGGCGTTGCTGGACGAGCGCGAGCTGGCCGGGGTGGCGCTGCGCCTCGACCGGCGGTTGCGGATCGAGGCGGGCACGGCCGGGCCCGAGCCGTCGGAACTGTTCGTGACCGCCGTGCTGTTGGAGTTCCCGCCCGACGAGGACGCCGTCCGGCTGACGTCCTGCGGGCATCCGCCGATGCTGCTGCTGCGCGACGGCGGGGTGCGGGAGCTGGCGGCCGTTCCGGCGCCGCCACTGGGGCTCGGCCTGGAGGGGCTGACGCCGCACCCGCTGACCGTCCCGCTCTGCCCCGGCGATGTGCTGCTGGGCTACACGGACGGGGTGACGGAGGCCAGGAACGCGTCGGGGGCGTTCTATCCCCTGGTGGAGCGGGTGTCCGGCTGGTGCGGCGCGAAGGGCGGTCCCTCGCCCGACCCGCAGGCGCTGGTCGACTTCGTGTGGCGGGACATGACCGGGTTCGCCAGCGAGGTGCGGGACGATGTGGCGCTGCTGGCGCTGCGCCCGGCGGCGGAACGGGCCTCGGAACGGGCCTGA
- a CDS encoding Yip1 family protein, translating into MAGFRRKRDNQYPQGSHPYPQGQGPQPGYDGQSYPGPGPYGGAPPGNGPYPPDGYRHGDYGDGAYQDDGYGRQGYGGYGDDGPGEGGNDGYADGGYGDGAPPGPPPADPLPWRQLLLGIVFRPSGTFWTMRDYPMWWPALIVSFLYGLIAVFGLDDSRDTILDTTISSLIPYLLFTGVAMVLGALVLSTVTHNLARQLGGNGLWAPTAGLAMLIMTLTDIPRLALALFLGGGDPIVQVLGWATWLYAGLLFTMMVSRSHEIAWPRALGASSIQLLGLLMLIKLGTL; encoded by the coding sequence GTGGCCGGATTCCGAAGGAAGCGCGACAACCAGTACCCACAGGGCTCCCACCCCTACCCACAGGGTCAGGGCCCCCAGCCGGGATATGACGGACAGTCATATCCCGGGCCTGGCCCGTACGGAGGCGCACCGCCGGGCAACGGCCCGTACCCGCCGGACGGTTACCGTCACGGCGACTACGGCGACGGCGCGTACCAGGACGACGGGTACGGCCGGCAGGGGTACGGCGGCTACGGCGACGACGGGCCCGGCGAGGGCGGCAACGACGGGTACGCCGACGGCGGTTACGGCGACGGCGCTCCGCCCGGGCCCCCGCCCGCCGACCCGCTGCCCTGGCGTCAACTGCTGCTGGGCATCGTCTTCCGCCCCAGCGGCACCTTCTGGACGATGCGCGACTACCCGATGTGGTGGCCCGCACTGATCGTCAGCTTCCTCTACGGACTGATCGCGGTCTTCGGGCTCGACGACTCCCGCGACACCATCCTCGACACCACCATCTCCAGCCTGATCCCCTACCTGCTCTTCACCGGCGTGGCGATGGTGCTGGGCGCGCTGGTCCTCAGCACCGTGACCCACAACCTGGCGCGCCAACTCGGCGGCAACGGGCTGTGGGCCCCGACGGCCGGTCTGGCCATGCTGATCATGACGCTGACGGACATCCCGCGGCTGGCGCTGGCCCTCTTCCTGGGCGGCGGCGACCCCATCGTCCAGGTCCTCGGCTGGGCCACCTGGCTCTACGCGGGGCTGCTGTTCACCATGATGGTCAGCCGATCCCACGAGATCGCCTGGCCCCGGGCCCTCGGCGCCTCCAGCATCCAACTCCTGGGCCTGCTCATGCTGATCAAGCTGGGCACCCTCTGA
- a CDS encoding (Fe-S)-binding protein, with product MQLAAIVISLTLTAVAIALFSRAIAQIVRQLRLGQPVPQGLRTDNPVARTLTLAKEFLGHTRMNRWAVVGVAHWFVAIGFLTLILTIVQAYGQLFQADWTLPVLGTFVPYEMYIEFMALMTVLGIGTLIVIRLLSLPSRPGRKSRFTGSTSWQAYFVEYVILTIGAAILLLRGLEGALHHVDGYRAAYFVSYPLVAAFDGLSTGALQNIVYLVALIKIGVSMTWAITIGLNTAMGVAWHRFLAFPNIWFKRDAEGAPALGALLPMTSAGKPIDFETVFDDEGGEDTQFGVSQVEHFSWKGLLDFSTCTECGRCQSQCPAWNTGKPLSPKLLIMSLRDHAHAKAPYLLPGAAPDPVATTTDDGVPAVAENERPLIGTAEQHGVIDPDVLWSCTTCGACVEQCPVDIEHIDHIVDMRRYQVMIESAFPSEAGTMLKNLERKGNPWGMAKKKRLEWTKEVDFEVPVVGKDVEDLTEVEYLYWVGCAGALEDRAKKTTKAFAELLHIAGVKFAIMGGDEACTGDSPRRLGNEFLFQQLGEQNVESLKAAKARKIVATCPHCFNTIANEYPQLGGEFEVIHHTQLLQHLVDENKLVPVTPVDGLITYHDPCYLGRHNKVYTPPREIIGRVPGLRNEEMHRHKERGFCCGAGGARMWMEERIGKRVNDERVDEALALDPDIISTACPFCLVMLSDSVNGKKNDQQAKEELRVVDVAQLLLDSVRTPSADGAAEPSPSPSPSSSPPSSPPSSPSPESQPTGS from the coding sequence ATGCAACTCGCCGCGATCGTCATCTCGTTGACGCTCACCGCGGTCGCCATCGCGCTGTTCAGCCGGGCGATCGCACAGATCGTCCGCCAGCTGCGCCTGGGGCAGCCGGTCCCCCAGGGGCTGCGCACCGACAACCCGGTGGCCCGCACCCTCACCCTGGCCAAGGAGTTCCTCGGCCACACCAGGATGAACCGCTGGGCGGTCGTCGGCGTCGCGCACTGGTTCGTCGCGATCGGGTTCCTCACCCTGATCCTCACCATCGTCCAGGCGTACGGCCAGCTCTTCCAGGCCGACTGGACGCTCCCGGTGCTCGGCACCTTCGTGCCCTACGAGATGTACATCGAGTTCATGGCGCTGATGACGGTGCTCGGCATCGGCACGCTGATCGTGATCCGGCTGCTCAGCCTGCCCAGCCGCCCGGGGCGCAAGTCCCGGTTCACCGGCTCCACCTCCTGGCAGGCGTACTTCGTCGAGTACGTCATCCTCACCATCGGCGCGGCGATCCTGCTGCTGCGCGGCCTGGAGGGCGCGCTGCACCACGTCGACGGCTACCGCGCGGCGTACTTCGTCTCGTACCCGCTGGTCGCCGCCTTCGACGGGCTGTCAACGGGCGCGCTCCAGAACATCGTCTACCTGGTCGCGCTGATCAAGATCGGCGTCAGCATGACCTGGGCGATCACCATCGGCCTCAACACCGCCATGGGCGTCGCCTGGCACCGCTTCCTCGCCTTCCCCAACATCTGGTTCAAGCGCGACGCCGAGGGCGCCCCCGCGCTCGGCGCGCTGCTGCCCATGACGTCGGCCGGCAAGCCCATCGACTTCGAGACGGTCTTCGACGACGAGGGCGGCGAGGACACCCAGTTCGGCGTCTCCCAGGTGGAGCACTTCTCCTGGAAGGGCCTGCTGGACTTCTCCACCTGCACGGAGTGCGGGCGCTGCCAGTCCCAGTGCCCCGCCTGGAACACCGGGAAGCCGCTCTCCCCCAAGCTGTTGATCATGTCGCTGCGCGACCACGCGCACGCCAAGGCCCCCTACCTGCTGCCCGGCGCCGCCCCCGACCCCGTGGCCACCACCACCGACGACGGCGTGCCCGCCGTGGCCGAGAACGAACGCCCGCTGATCGGCACCGCCGAGCAGCACGGCGTGATCGACCCGGACGTGCTCTGGTCCTGCACCACCTGCGGCGCCTGCGTCGAGCAGTGCCCGGTGGACATCGAGCACATCGACCACATCGTGGACATGCGCCGCTACCAGGTGATGATCGAGTCGGCGTTCCCCAGCGAGGCCGGCACCATGCTCAAGAACCTGGAGCGCAAGGGCAACCCCTGGGGCATGGCCAAGAAGAAGCGCCTGGAGTGGACCAAGGAGGTCGACTTCGAGGTCCCGGTCGTCGGCAAGGACGTCGAGGACCTCACCGAGGTCGAGTACCTCTACTGGGTCGGCTGCGCCGGCGCCCTGGAGGACCGCGCCAAGAAGACCACCAAGGCGTTCGCCGAGCTGCTGCACATCGCCGGCGTGAAGTTCGCCATCATGGGCGGCGACGAGGCCTGCACGGGGGACTCCCCGCGCCGCCTTGGCAACGAGTTCCTCTTCCAGCAGCTGGGCGAGCAGAACGTCGAGTCGCTCAAGGCGGCCAAGGCGCGGAAGATCGTCGCCACCTGCCCGCACTGCTTCAACACCATCGCCAACGAGTACCCGCAGCTGGGCGGCGAGTTCGAGGTCATCCACCACACCCAGCTGCTGCAACACCTGGTGGACGAGAACAAGCTGGTCCCGGTCACCCCGGTGGACGGCCTGATCACGTACCACGACCCGTGCTACCTGGGCCGGCACAACAAGGTCTACACCCCGCCGCGCGAGATCATCGGCAGGGTCCCGGGGCTGCGCAACGAGGAGATGCACCGCCACAAGGAGCGGGGCTTCTGCTGCGGCGCCGGCGGCGCCCGGATGTGGATGGAGGAGCGCATCGGGAAGCGCGTCAACGACGAACGCGTGGACGAGGCCCTCGCCCTGGACCCGGACATCATCTCCACCGCCTGCCCGTTCTGCCTGGTGATGCTCAGCGACTCCGTCAACGGCAAGAAGAACGACCAGCAGGCCAAGGAGGAGCTGCGGGTGGTGGACGTGGCCCAGCTGCTGCTGGACTCCGTGCGGACCCCGAGCGCCGACGGGGCCGCCGAGCCGTCGCCGTCGCCTTCCCCCTCGTCCTCGCCGCCGTCCTCGCCACCGTCCTCGCCTTCGCCGGAGTCGCAGCCGACCGGAAGTTGA
- a CDS encoding NADPH-dependent F420 reductase gives MIVTIVGAGAMARGIGTRALAGGHTVRIVDHSPPKAADLADQLRRGVPEGDVAASDAIAVEDADLVVLAVPYPAGLAVAAEYGTALTGAVLVDISNPVDFATFDGLVVPAGTSAAERIAAEAAPGVPVVKAFNTTFATTLLSGQVAGLPLDVLIAGDDEDAKARVAELATSGGLIPRDVGPLRRARELEAFQFLHMAAQERLGLNWSSAVKILS, from the coding sequence GTGATTGTCACCATTGTGGGTGCGGGCGCCATGGCCCGCGGGATAGGGACCAGGGCGCTCGCCGGCGGGCACACCGTTCGGATCGTCGACCACTCGCCGCCGAAGGCCGCCGACCTCGCCGACCAGTTGCGGCGCGGCGTGCCCGAAGGGGATGTGGCGGCGTCCGACGCGATCGCCGTCGAGGACGCCGACCTGGTGGTGCTGGCGGTGCCGTATCCGGCGGGGCTGGCGGTCGCGGCCGAGTACGGCACCGCGCTCACCGGGGCGGTGCTGGTGGACATCAGCAACCCGGTGGACTTCGCCACCTTCGACGGGCTCGTGGTGCCGGCCGGCACCTCGGCCGCCGAGCGGATCGCCGCCGAGGCCGCACCGGGGGTGCCGGTGGTGAAGGCGTTCAACACCACCTTCGCCACCACGCTGCTCAGCGGACAGGTCGCCGGGCTCCCGTTGGACGTGCTGATCGCGGGGGACGACGAGGACGCCAAGGCCCGGGTGGCCGAACTCGCCACGTCCGGCGGGCTGATCCCCAGGGACGTGGGCCCGCTGCGGCGGGCCAGGGAGTTGGAGGCCTTCCAGTTCCTCCATATGGCCGCCCAGGAGCGGCTGGGGCTGAACTGGTCGAGCGCCGTCAAGATCCTCTCCTGA
- the dcd gene encoding dCTP deaminase: protein MLLSDKDIRAEIDAGRVRIEPFEPTMIQPSSIDVRLDRYFRVFENHRYPHIDPSVEQPDLTRMIEPKGDEPFILHPGEFVLASTYEMITLPENLASRLEGKSSLGRLGLLTHSTAGFIDPGFSGHVTLELSNVATLPIKLWPGMKIGQLCVFQLTSPAERPYGSGATGSRYQGQRGPTPSRSYLNFHRTEI, encoded by the coding sequence GTGCTTCTGTCAGACAAGGACATCCGGGCCGAAATCGATGCTGGCCGCGTGCGGATCGAGCCATTCGAACCGACGATGATCCAACCCTCCAGCATCGACGTCCGACTCGACCGCTACTTCCGGGTGTTCGAGAACCACCGCTACCCGCATATCGACCCGTCGGTGGAACAGCCGGACCTGACGAGGATGATCGAGCCCAAGGGCGACGAGCCCTTCATCCTCCACCCGGGCGAGTTCGTCCTGGCCTCCACCTACGAGATGATCACCCTCCCGGAGAACCTCGCCTCCCGGCTGGAGGGCAAGAGCTCCCTCGGCCGCCTCGGCCTGCTCACCCACTCCACTGCGGGCTTCATCGACCCGGGCTTCTCCGGCCATGTCACGCTGGAGCTGTCCAATGTGGCCACCCTGCCGATCAAGCTCTGGCCCGGAATGAAGATCGGCCAACTCTGCGTCTTCCAGCTGACGTCACCGGCCGAGCGCCCCTACGGCTCCGGCGCGACAGGCTCCCGCTACCAGGGCCAACGCGGGCCCACCCCCTCGCGCTCATACCTCAACTTCCACCGCACCGAGATCTGA
- a CDS encoding peptidoglycan recognition protein family protein, with the protein MSAQSTQRFALLAAVLPIALVVTWDAPPPLPQGDATGPRRPLPAVERPAPAPEVVTRAEWGADEELNTEPVTYTGPSRAVFIHHTNHPDDYDCADAPEMLRSMHTDHVSAQGWDDIGYNFVVDKCGTVYEGRGGGKDRYVLGAHTTGFNMDSVGIAALGAFTDPAAVPGELITAIAEVAAWKLRPGTDPRERVRMVSTNDDSRVPEGDPAELEVVSGHRDIVQTDCPGDALYAQLPDIREEAARLRVAGGR; encoded by the coding sequence ATGTCCGCACAGTCCACCCAGCGGTTCGCCCTCCTCGCCGCGGTGCTGCCCATCGCCCTCGTGGTGACCTGGGACGCGCCGCCGCCGCTGCCCCAGGGAGACGCCACCGGGCCCAGACGTCCGCTGCCCGCCGTGGAGCGGCCCGCGCCCGCGCCCGAGGTGGTGACCCGGGCGGAGTGGGGCGCCGACGAGGAGCTGAACACTGAGCCCGTCACCTACACGGGGCCCTCGCGTGCGGTGTTCATCCATCACACCAACCATCCGGACGACTATGACTGCGCCGATGCGCCGGAGATGCTGCGTTCGATGCACACCGACCATGTGAGCGCCCAGGGCTGGGACGACATCGGCTACAACTTCGTGGTGGACAAGTGCGGCACCGTCTACGAGGGGCGGGGCGGGGGCAAGGACCGCTATGTGCTGGGGGCGCACACCACCGGCTTCAACATGGACAGCGTGGGCATCGCCGCGCTCGGCGCCTTCACCGACCCGGCGGCCGTGCCGGGGGAGCTGATCACGGCGATCGCCGAGGTCGCGGCGTGGAAGCTGCGGCCGGGCACCGATCCGCGCGAGCGGGTCCGGATGGTGTCGACCAACGACGACAGCAGGGTGCCGGAGGGCGATCCGGCGGAGTTGGAGGTGGTGTCGGGCCACCGGGACATCGTCCAGACGGACTGTCCAGGCGACGCGCTCTACGCCCAACTGCCCGATATCCGGGAGGAGGCGGCCCGGCTGCGGGTCGCCGGTGGGCGGTGA